The Armatimonadia bacterium genome has a segment encoding these proteins:
- a CDS encoding PEP-CTERM sorting domain-containing protein: MRSVPLWAALILSLLCTVSSAATYWGDADVSDCMLYKTFGVLLDVGSTTLTDTKGTTHNVTDAFVNDWAPTTSIGGNWAVDNWYGSPSTAPGLPGADDDWDSQTGAWEAFQYQNLDSTHSTNNPTYHRPEGEEPYDVEAMYLGLDPDYLYVSIVTSFPQPSGYGESRIDMYDSFYIASGDLAIHLKGKDYAYGVDINLADTMDNIGTSISDGVGEPKQSMLGDKVYETVLDTDPGQLGYPYIAGDWYVSAGLNYAAEDGGTTEQGNLLYTNFEGASLPADQYLGNADVEYYRLTKSGDVLVEDGYDVYQIGVRIPLSLLPDFTALSGTDDWIGVHWTSGCRNDGAESNLRVSYDVPEPGTFALMGLGLAGLGFLRRRRKSA, from the coding sequence ATGCGATCAGTACCGCTATGGGCAGCACTTATACTCTCTCTCCTATGCACCGTCTCCTCGGCGGCGACCTACTGGGGCGACGCCGATGTATCAGACTGCATGCTGTATAAGACCTTCGGGGTTCTCCTCGATGTCGGCTCCACGACGCTGACCGATACCAAGGGCACCACTCACAACGTCACTGACGCCTTCGTCAACGACTGGGCACCCACGACGAGTATCGGCGGCAACTGGGCCGTCGACAACTGGTATGGATCACCGTCGACGGCACCGGGGCTTCCCGGCGCTGATGACGACTGGGATAGCCAGACCGGGGCGTGGGAGGCCTTCCAGTACCAGAACCTGGACAGCACCCACTCAACCAATAACCCGACGTACCACCGCCCTGAGGGTGAAGAGCCCTACGACGTCGAGGCCATGTATCTGGGCCTTGACCCCGACTACCTGTATGTGTCGATCGTGACCTCCTTCCCGCAGCCCAGCGGATACGGCGAGAGTCGGATCGACATGTATGACTCCTTCTACATCGCGAGTGGCGACCTCGCGATCCACCTCAAGGGCAAGGACTACGCCTACGGTGTCGACATCAATCTGGCCGACACGATGGACAACATCGGCACCAGTATCAGCGACGGTGTGGGCGAGCCCAAGCAGAGCATGCTGGGCGACAAGGTCTACGAGACTGTGCTGGACACTGATCCAGGGCAGTTGGGGTATCCGTACATCGCGGGCGACTGGTACGTCTCGGCCGGGCTGAACTACGCGGCCGAGGATGGCGGTACGACCGAGCAGGGGAACCTGCTGTACACGAACTTCGAGGGCGCGTCGCTGCCCGCAGACCAGTACCTGGGCAACGCTGACGTCGAGTACTACCGTCTGACCAAGAGTGGCGACGTGCTTGTCGAGGACGGTTACGACGTCTATCAGATCGGTGTGAGGATCCCGCTGTCGCTCCTGCCGGACTTCACAGCCCTGTCCGGCACGGACGACTGGATCGGCGTGCATTGGACTTCAGGGTGCCGTAACGACGGTGCGGAGTCCAACCTGCGGGTGAGCTACGATGTTCCGGAGCCTGGCACCTTCGCCCTGATGGGGCTGGGCCTGGCCGGGCTTGGGTTCCTACGGCGGCGACGCAAGTCGGCCTGA
- a CDS encoding LysE family transporter codes for MSEAPGRSPSVLPKLFGLAFITGFSGAIMPGPLLVAVIGQTVLQGLRGVVGLITGHALLELVTVALLAMGLQAMLGRPRVRGAIGLLGGAGLAWMGFDMVRSVPHLTLDLSQAGAQVYSWPQLILWGAAVCAANPYFTAWWATVGAGQLATMAPRTVPEYLSFYLGHEASDFSWYLIVGAVIVTGRNWLTDDIYHGLIYACGIVIALLGIAFIYTGLRLTFWAKQGQDAPE; via the coding sequence ATGTCAGAAGCTCCTGGCCGCTCGCCTTCAGTCCTGCCCAAGCTCTTCGGGCTGGCTTTCATCACCGGCTTCTCCGGCGCCATCATGCCGGGGCCGCTGCTGGTGGCGGTTATCGGGCAGACAGTGCTGCAGGGACTCCGGGGTGTGGTCGGGCTGATCACCGGGCACGCGCTCCTGGAGCTGGTCACCGTCGCCTTGCTCGCGATGGGGCTGCAGGCGATGCTGGGAAGACCTCGCGTCCGCGGAGCGATTGGACTTCTGGGTGGAGCCGGTCTCGCCTGGATGGGCTTCGACATGGTCCGCAGTGTGCCGCACCTGACGCTGGACCTGAGTCAGGCAGGAGCCCAAGTCTACTCCTGGCCGCAACTGATCCTCTGGGGCGCTGCAGTATGCGCCGCCAATCCCTACTTCACCGCCTGGTGGGCGACGGTCGGCGCAGGTCAACTCGCGACGATGGCGCCGCGGACGGTCCCGGAGTATCTGTCCTTCTACCTGGGTCACGAAGCCTCCGACTTCTCCTGGTACCTGATCGTTGGCGCGGTCATCGTGACGGGGCGCAACTGGCTCACCGATGACATCTACCACGGGCTGATCTACGCCTGCGGGATCGTCATCGCCCTGCTGGGCATCGCCTTCATCTACACCGGGTTGCGTCTCACCTTCTGGGCGAAGCAGGGCCAGGACGCCCCGGAGTGA
- a CDS encoding DUF402 domain-containing protein, whose product MQVLEIARKLNVPDESYWCELLHREPGYVVLRYDVTRDTHLGPFVILAGSLTIAHYREGVAHVLWEMYGPERALHGYCYHLSEPPVIQDETVTYLDLLLDLWFDAAGNLTVLDQEEVDAARAEGRLTDEQLASLEQERLRIERDHEQILRGLWRPPGGVRSL is encoded by the coding sequence GTGCAGGTACTGGAGATCGCTCGCAAGCTGAACGTGCCGGACGAGTCCTACTGGTGCGAGTTGCTGCACCGCGAACCGGGCTACGTGGTCCTTCGCTATGATGTGACCCGGGACACCCACCTGGGGCCCTTTGTGATCCTGGCCGGGTCGCTGACGATCGCTCACTACCGAGAGGGCGTGGCCCACGTGCTGTGGGAGATGTACGGCCCGGAGCGCGCACTGCACGGGTACTGCTATCACCTCAGCGAGCCGCCGGTGATCCAGGACGAGACGGTGACTTACCTCGACCTTCTCCTGGACCTGTGGTTCGATGCCGCCGGGAACCTCACCGTGCTGGACCAGGAGGAAGTCGATGCGGCGCGCGCCGAGGGCCGACTGACTGATGAGCAACTGGCGAGTCTCGAGCAGGAACGTTTGCGGATCGAGCGCGATCACGAGCAGATCCTCCGCGGGCTGTGGCGACCTCCCGGAGGCGTCAGATCTCTCTGA
- a CDS encoding phosphatase PAP2 family protein produces MTRPYSLLLALLVAVGTLVPCHAENAFARNLTDYGLPLLGLGVVAKGLTNEGKDKETIRIAAEAMLASEAVVQVLKPLVGEDRPNGKSGYSFPSSHASLAFAGATVLAENHPKQKWCWYALAAGIAWSRVDLRAHHTHDVVAGALLGNVMAHQALHYNEDDHPVSSAGIALLSRSW; encoded by the coding sequence ATGACCCGCCCTTACTCCCTTCTACTCGCACTCCTGGTGGCAGTCGGCACCCTTGTCCCTTGCCACGCCGAGAACGCCTTCGCACGTAACCTCACCGACTACGGCCTGCCGCTCCTCGGGCTCGGCGTGGTTGCGAAGGGCCTGACCAACGAGGGCAAGGACAAGGAGACGATCAGGATCGCCGCGGAGGCAATGCTTGCCAGCGAGGCAGTGGTCCAGGTACTCAAGCCCTTGGTGGGCGAGGACCGTCCCAACGGCAAGTCCGGCTACAGCTTTCCCAGTAGCCACGCTTCACTGGCCTTCGCCGGTGCGACCGTCCTGGCCGAGAACCACCCGAAGCAGAAGTGGTGCTGGTATGCGCTTGCCGCAGGCATTGCGTGGTCACGGGTGGACCTCCGAGCACATCACACCCACGACGTCGTCGCTGGCGCCCTGTTAGGGAACGTCATGGCTCACCAGGCGCTCCACTACAATGAGGATGACCACCCCGTGAGCTCGGCTGGGATTGCGCTCCTGAGCAGGTCGTGGTAG